The following are encoded together in the Takifugu flavidus isolate HTHZ2018 chromosome 22, ASM371156v2, whole genome shotgun sequence genome:
- the ppfia2 gene encoding liprin-alpha-2 isoform X5: protein MMCEVMPTISEDTALSQRGSQSSASDPDSHFEQLMVNMLDERDRLLDTLRETQESLSLAQQHLQDVIYDRDSLQRQLSSALPQEFAALTKELNACREQLLEKEEEISELKAERNNTRLLLEHLECLVSRHERSLRMTVVKRQAQSPSGVSSEVEVLKALKSLFEHHKALDEKVRERLRVSLERVSALEEELTAANQEIVALREQNAHLQRKVASGEGEDDLLEGEAQQKIHGKRLSNGSLEPSHEASQVVELQDLLEKQNYELAQMKERMSSLSSRVSEVEQELETARKDLIKSEEMNNKYQRDIKEAMCQKEDMEERIVTLEKRYLSAQRESTTVHDINDKLENELANKEAFLRQMEEKNRQLQERLELAEQKLQQTMRKAETLPEVEAELAQRIAALTKSDSSSSSSPDDYHFVMEAKLQDMNSILRKVVPQGLAATADSCRQQTSSISLAEERHGSIEERMRHLECQLEEKNQELLRARQREKMNEEHNKRLSDTVDRLLTESNERLQLHLKERMAALEEKNLLIQDSEGYRKQYEESIHEKSQLAEEIEKLRSELDQFRLRAGSLTDPTLSRSHLDTSGELRFSLGSLAETQSDHYRSAKVIRRPRRGRMGLRDAKAKSLGEQEWRSQQLGVLGGHFESDTEMSDIDDDDRETLFSSMDLLSPSGHSDAQTLAMMLQEQLDAINKEIRLIQEEKESTELRAEEIENRVASVSLEGLNLARMHHHGASITASATASSLASSSPPSGHSTPKLDPRSPARDMERMGVMTLPSDLRKHRRKIAAVDEDGREDKATIKCETSPPPTPRTVRMTHTLPASSHNDARGMGASLEAEASTLSSVASSQDSLHKQPKKKGIKSSIGRLFGKKEKGRMAHLAHRHVMLDPQATMMDLDGAGQDMGVSKLGTQAEKDRRLKKKHELLEEARRKGLPFAQWDGPTVVAWLELWLGMPAWYVAACRANVKSGAIMSALSDTEIQREIGISNPLHRLKLRLAIQEMVSLTSPSAPPTSRTPSGNVWVTHEEMETMAAPSKTKSQSEEGSWAQTLAYGDMNHEWIGNEWLPSLGLPQYRSYFMECLVDARMLDHLTKKDLRVHLKMVDSFHRTSLQYGIMCLKKLNYDRKELERRREHSQHEIRDVLVWSNERVIRWVQSVGLRDYANILLESGVHGALVALDDNFDYSSLALLLQIPTQNTQARQILEREYNNLLALGTDRRLDEVSTAGGRGVLTLPPLTAANAARLCIRQCDDKDFRGPSWRRQFPPRDIHGISMMPGSAETLPAGFRLTTTSGHSRRLPPEVGPSAVQRLDSSSLQF, encoded by the exons GAGTTCGCCGCCCTCACCAAGGAGCTGAACGCCTGCcgggagcagctgctggagaaggaggaggagatctcGGAGCTGAAAGCCGAGAGGAACAACACCAGG CTCCTGCTCGAGCATCTGGAGTGCCTGGTGTCCCGACACGAGCGCTCGCTCCGCATGACCGTGGTCAAGCGCCAGGCTCAGTCTCCCTCGGGGGTCTCCAGCGAAGTCGAGGTCCTCAAAGCGCTCAAGTCCTTGTTTGAACACCACAAAGCCCTCGATGAGAAG gtGAGGGAGAGGCTCCGGGTGTCTCTGGAGAGGGTGTCtgcactggaggaggagcttaCTGCTGCCAATCAGGAG ATTGTGGCCTTACGGGAGCAAAATGCGCACCTTCAGAGGAAAGTGGCgtcaggagagggagaagacgaCCTGCTGGAGGGCGAAGCTCAACAGAAGATCCACGGCAAG CGCCTGTCCAACGGCTCGCTGGAACCGTCCCACGAGGCGAGCcaggtggtggagctgcaggacctgctggagaagcagaacTACGAACTGGCCCAGATGAAGGAGCGCAtgtcctcgctctcctcccgCGTCTCCGAGGTGGAGCAAGAGCTGGAGACGGCCCGCAAGGACCTCATCAAGTCGGAGGAGATGAACAACAAGTACCAGAGGGACATCAAAGAG GCCATGTGTCAgaaggaggacatggaggaaCGCATCGTCACCTTGGAGAAACGCTACCTGAGCGCCCAGCGGGAGTCCACCACGGTGCACGACATCAACGACAAACTGGAGAACGAGTTGGCCAATAAGGAGGCCTTCCTCAGACAG atggaggagaagaaccggcagctgcaggagaggctgGAGCTGGCCGAGcagaagctccagcagaccaTGAGGAAGGCCGAGACGCTGCCGGAGGTGGAGGCCGAGCTGGCCCAGAGGATAGCGGCGCTCACCAAG tctgactccagctcctcttcctcccccgaTGATTATCACTTTGTTATGGAAGCTAAGCTCCAAGACATGAACTCCATTCTTAGGAAGGTAGTCCCACAGGGCCTCGCAGCTACTGCCGACTCCTGTAGACAGCAGACTTCATCCATCTCTCTC GCGGAGGAGCGTCACGGGAGCATAGAGGAGCGGATGAGGCACTTGGAGtgccagctggaggagaagaaccaggagctgctgagg GCCCgacagagggagaagatgaaCGAGGAGCACAATAAGAGACTCTCGGACACGGTGGACCGGCTCCTCACAGAGTCCAACGAACGGCTCCAGCTGCACCTCAAGGAGAGAATGGCCGCTCTGGAAGAGAAG aacctgctgatccaAGACTCGGAAGGTTACAGGAAACAGTACGAAGAGTCCATCCATGAAAAA TCGCAGCTGGCCGAAGAGATCGAGAAGCTGAGGTCGGAGCTGGACCAGTTCAGGCTGAGGGCAGGCTCCCTCACGGACCCCACCCTGTCACG ctctcatctggacaCTTCGGGTGAGCTCCGATTCTCTCTGGGATCTCTGGCAGAGACCCAGTCGGACCACTACCGCTCAGCCAAAGTCATCCGGCGGCCGAGGAGAGGCCGGATGGGTCTGCGTGATGCCAAG GCGAAATCTCTGGGGGAGCAGGAGTGGCGCTCGCAGCAGCTGGGGGTTCTGGGAGGCCACTTCGAGAGCGACACGGAAATGTCGGACATCGACGACGACGACAGGGAAACGTTGTTCAGCTCCATGGACCTGCTGTCGCCCAGCGGACACTCGGACGCCCAGACTCTGGCCAtgatgctgcaggagcagctggacgcCATCAACAAGGAGATCCG GCTGatccaggaggagaaggagtcgACGGAGCTCCGGGCAGAAGAGATTGAAAACCGGGTGGCCAGCGTCAGCCTGGAGGGTCTCAACCTGGCCCGGATGCACCACCACGGAGCCTCCATCACCGCCTCGGCCACTGCGTCCTCCCTGGCCTCGTCCTCCCCGCCCAGCGGACACTCCACCCCAAAGCTGGACCCTCGAAGCCCCGCCCGCGATATGGAGCGGATGGGGGTGATGACACTG CCAAGCGATCTGAGGAAACACCGGAGAAAG ATAGCGGCGGTGGACGAGGATGGTCGCGAGGACAAGGCCACCATCAAGTGCGAGACCTCCCCACCTCCGACGCCGCGCACCGTGCGGATGACGCACACGCTGCCCGCCTCCTCGCACAACGACGCAAGAGG GATGGGGGCCTCTCTGGAAGCAGAGGCGAGCACGCTGAGCAGCGTCGCCAGCAGCCAGGACTCCCTCCACAAACAGCCCAAGAAGAAGGGCATCAAATCCTCCATCGGGCGCCTTTTCGGGAAGAAAGAGAAGGGCAGGATGGCCCACCTGGCACACAGACACGTCATGCTGGATCCACAAG cGACCATGATGGACCTGGACGGGGCGGGCCAGGACATGGGGGTGAGCAAGCTGGGAACTCAGGCCGAGAAGGACCGCAGGTTGAAAAAGAA AcacgagctgctggaggaggccagGAGAAAAGGTTTACCCTTCGCCCAGTGGGACGGCCCCACTGTGGTGGCCTGGCTGGAG CTGTGGTTAGGAATGCCAGCGTGGTACGTGGCGGCGTGCCGTGCCAACGTGAAGAGCGGAGCCATCATGTCTGCCCTTTCGGACACAGAGATCCAGAGGGAGATCGGCATCAGTAACCCTCTGCACCGGCTCAAGCTTCGCCTCGCCATCCAGGAAATGGTCTCGCTCACCAGCCCctcagccccgcccacctccagAACC CCGTCAGGCAACGTTTGGGTGACCCACGAGGAGATGGAGACCATGGCAGCCCCGTCCAAAACG AAATCCCAGTCTGAAGAGGGCAGCTGGGCTCAG actctggCCTACGGCGACATGAACCACGAGTGGATCGGGAACGAATGGCTGCCCAGTCTCGGACTACCTCAGTACCGCAGCTACTTCATGGAGTGCCTGGTGGACGCACGCATGCTGGACCACCTCACCAAGAAGGACCTGAGGGTGCACCTCAAAATGGTGGACAGCTTCCACAG AACCAGTTTACAGTACGGAATCATGTGTCTGAAGAAGCTCAACTACGACAGGAAGGAGCTGGAGCGCCGCAGAGAGCACAGCCAGCACGAGATCAGAG ATGTGCTGGTGTGGAGCAACGAGCGGGTCATCCGGTGGGTCCAGAGCGTAGGCCTGAGGGACTACGCCAACATCCTCCTGGAGAGCGGCGTGCACGGCGCTCTGGTCGCCCTGGATGACAACTTCGACTACAGCAGTCTGGCGCTGCTCCTCCAGATCCCCACGCAAAACACTCAG GCACGTCAGATTCTGGAGCGGGAGTACAATAACCTGCTGGCCCTGGGCACCGACAGGAGGCTGGACGAGGTGAGCACAGCGGGGGGTCGCGGCGTGCTAACGCTGCCGCCGCTAACGGCCGCTAACGCTGCCCGTCTTTGTATCCGTCAGTGCGATGACAAAGACTTCAGAGGTCCGTCCTGGCGGCGGCAGTTCCCCCCCCGAGACATTCACGGTATAAGTATGATGCCCGGCTCGGCGGAGACGCTCCCTGCCGGATTCCGTCTCACCACGACGTCCGGACACTCCCGAAGGCTGCCCCCCGAAG TCGGACCCTCCGCGGTGCAGCGGCTGGACAGCTCCTCG CTGCAGTTCTGA
- the ppfia2 gene encoding liprin-alpha-2 isoform X1, with product MMCEVMPTISEDTALSQRGSQSSASDPDSHFEQLMVNMLDERDRLLDTLRETQESLSLAQQHLQDVIYDRDSLQRQLSSALPQEFAALTKELNACREQLLEKEEEISELKAERNNTRLLLEHLECLVSRHERSLRMTVVKRQAQSPSGVSSEVEVLKALKSLFEHHKALDEKVRERLRVSLERVSALEEELTAANQEIVALREQNAHLQRKVASGEGEDDLLEGEAQQKIHGKRLSNGSLEPSHEASQVVELQDLLEKQNYELAQMKERMSSLSSRVSEVEQELETARKDLIKSEEMNNKYQRDIKEAMCQKEDMEERIVTLEKRYLSAQRESTTVHDINDKLENELANKEAFLRQMEEKNRQLQERLELAEQKLQQTMRKAETLPEVEAELAQRIAALTKSDSSSSSSPDDYHFVMEAKLQDMNSILRKVVPQGLAATADSCRQQTSSISLAEERHGSIEERMRHLECQLEEKNQELLRARQREKMNEEHNKRLSDTVDRLLTESNERLQLHLKERMAALEEKNLLIQDSEGYRKQYEESIHEKSQLAEEIEKLRSELDQFRLRAGSLTDPTLSRSHLDTSGELRFSLGSLAETQSDHYRSAKVIRRPRRGRMGLRDAKAKSLGEQEWRSQQLGVLGGHFESDTEMSDIDDDDRETLFSSMDLLSPSGHSDAQTLAMMLQEQLDAINKEIRLIQEEKESTELRAEEIENRVASVSLEGLNLARMHHHGASITASATASSLASSSPPSGHSTPKLDPRSPARDMERMGVMTLPSDLRKHRRKIAAVDEDGREDKATIKCETSPPPTPRTVRMTHTLPASSHNDARGMGASLEAEASTLSSVASSQDSLHKQPKKKGIKSSIGRLFGKKEKGRMAHLAHRHVMLDPQATMMDLDGAGQDMGVSKLGTQAEKDRRLKKKHELLEEARRKGLPFAQWDGPTVVAWLELWLGMPAWYVAACRANVKSGAIMSALSDTEIQREIGISNPLHRLKLRLAIQEMVSLTSPSAPPTSRTPSGNVWVTHEEMETMAAPSKTKSQSEEGSWAQTLAYGDMNHEWIGNEWLPSLGLPQYRSYFMECLVDARMLDHLTKKDLRVHLKMVDSFHRTSLQYGIMCLKKLNYDRKELERRREHSQHEIRDVLVWSNERVIRWVQSVGLRDYANILLESGVHGALVALDDNFDYSSLALLLQIPTQNTQARQILEREYNNLLALGTDRRLDEVSTAGGRGVLTLPPLTAANAARLCIRQCDDKDFRGPSWRRQFPPRDIHGISMMPGSAETLPAGFRLTTTSGHSRRLPPEVLYEALDDSPDDMYLDWFQVGPSAVQRLDSSSVRTYSC from the exons GAGTTCGCCGCCCTCACCAAGGAGCTGAACGCCTGCcgggagcagctgctggagaaggaggaggagatctcGGAGCTGAAAGCCGAGAGGAACAACACCAGG CTCCTGCTCGAGCATCTGGAGTGCCTGGTGTCCCGACACGAGCGCTCGCTCCGCATGACCGTGGTCAAGCGCCAGGCTCAGTCTCCCTCGGGGGTCTCCAGCGAAGTCGAGGTCCTCAAAGCGCTCAAGTCCTTGTTTGAACACCACAAAGCCCTCGATGAGAAG gtGAGGGAGAGGCTCCGGGTGTCTCTGGAGAGGGTGTCtgcactggaggaggagcttaCTGCTGCCAATCAGGAG ATTGTGGCCTTACGGGAGCAAAATGCGCACCTTCAGAGGAAAGTGGCgtcaggagagggagaagacgaCCTGCTGGAGGGCGAAGCTCAACAGAAGATCCACGGCAAG CGCCTGTCCAACGGCTCGCTGGAACCGTCCCACGAGGCGAGCcaggtggtggagctgcaggacctgctggagaagcagaacTACGAACTGGCCCAGATGAAGGAGCGCAtgtcctcgctctcctcccgCGTCTCCGAGGTGGAGCAAGAGCTGGAGACGGCCCGCAAGGACCTCATCAAGTCGGAGGAGATGAACAACAAGTACCAGAGGGACATCAAAGAG GCCATGTGTCAgaaggaggacatggaggaaCGCATCGTCACCTTGGAGAAACGCTACCTGAGCGCCCAGCGGGAGTCCACCACGGTGCACGACATCAACGACAAACTGGAGAACGAGTTGGCCAATAAGGAGGCCTTCCTCAGACAG atggaggagaagaaccggcagctgcaggagaggctgGAGCTGGCCGAGcagaagctccagcagaccaTGAGGAAGGCCGAGACGCTGCCGGAGGTGGAGGCCGAGCTGGCCCAGAGGATAGCGGCGCTCACCAAG tctgactccagctcctcttcctcccccgaTGATTATCACTTTGTTATGGAAGCTAAGCTCCAAGACATGAACTCCATTCTTAGGAAGGTAGTCCCACAGGGCCTCGCAGCTACTGCCGACTCCTGTAGACAGCAGACTTCATCCATCTCTCTC GCGGAGGAGCGTCACGGGAGCATAGAGGAGCGGATGAGGCACTTGGAGtgccagctggaggagaagaaccaggagctgctgagg GCCCgacagagggagaagatgaaCGAGGAGCACAATAAGAGACTCTCGGACACGGTGGACCGGCTCCTCACAGAGTCCAACGAACGGCTCCAGCTGCACCTCAAGGAGAGAATGGCCGCTCTGGAAGAGAAG aacctgctgatccaAGACTCGGAAGGTTACAGGAAACAGTACGAAGAGTCCATCCATGAAAAA TCGCAGCTGGCCGAAGAGATCGAGAAGCTGAGGTCGGAGCTGGACCAGTTCAGGCTGAGGGCAGGCTCCCTCACGGACCCCACCCTGTCACG ctctcatctggacaCTTCGGGTGAGCTCCGATTCTCTCTGGGATCTCTGGCAGAGACCCAGTCGGACCACTACCGCTCAGCCAAAGTCATCCGGCGGCCGAGGAGAGGCCGGATGGGTCTGCGTGATGCCAAG GCGAAATCTCTGGGGGAGCAGGAGTGGCGCTCGCAGCAGCTGGGGGTTCTGGGAGGCCACTTCGAGAGCGACACGGAAATGTCGGACATCGACGACGACGACAGGGAAACGTTGTTCAGCTCCATGGACCTGCTGTCGCCCAGCGGACACTCGGACGCCCAGACTCTGGCCAtgatgctgcaggagcagctggacgcCATCAACAAGGAGATCCG GCTGatccaggaggagaaggagtcgACGGAGCTCCGGGCAGAAGAGATTGAAAACCGGGTGGCCAGCGTCAGCCTGGAGGGTCTCAACCTGGCCCGGATGCACCACCACGGAGCCTCCATCACCGCCTCGGCCACTGCGTCCTCCCTGGCCTCGTCCTCCCCGCCCAGCGGACACTCCACCCCAAAGCTGGACCCTCGAAGCCCCGCCCGCGATATGGAGCGGATGGGGGTGATGACACTG CCAAGCGATCTGAGGAAACACCGGAGAAAG ATAGCGGCGGTGGACGAGGATGGTCGCGAGGACAAGGCCACCATCAAGTGCGAGACCTCCCCACCTCCGACGCCGCGCACCGTGCGGATGACGCACACGCTGCCCGCCTCCTCGCACAACGACGCAAGAGG GATGGGGGCCTCTCTGGAAGCAGAGGCGAGCACGCTGAGCAGCGTCGCCAGCAGCCAGGACTCCCTCCACAAACAGCCCAAGAAGAAGGGCATCAAATCCTCCATCGGGCGCCTTTTCGGGAAGAAAGAGAAGGGCAGGATGGCCCACCTGGCACACAGACACGTCATGCTGGATCCACAAG cGACCATGATGGACCTGGACGGGGCGGGCCAGGACATGGGGGTGAGCAAGCTGGGAACTCAGGCCGAGAAGGACCGCAGGTTGAAAAAGAA AcacgagctgctggaggaggccagGAGAAAAGGTTTACCCTTCGCCCAGTGGGACGGCCCCACTGTGGTGGCCTGGCTGGAG CTGTGGTTAGGAATGCCAGCGTGGTACGTGGCGGCGTGCCGTGCCAACGTGAAGAGCGGAGCCATCATGTCTGCCCTTTCGGACACAGAGATCCAGAGGGAGATCGGCATCAGTAACCCTCTGCACCGGCTCAAGCTTCGCCTCGCCATCCAGGAAATGGTCTCGCTCACCAGCCCctcagccccgcccacctccagAACC CCGTCAGGCAACGTTTGGGTGACCCACGAGGAGATGGAGACCATGGCAGCCCCGTCCAAAACG AAATCCCAGTCTGAAGAGGGCAGCTGGGCTCAG actctggCCTACGGCGACATGAACCACGAGTGGATCGGGAACGAATGGCTGCCCAGTCTCGGACTACCTCAGTACCGCAGCTACTTCATGGAGTGCCTGGTGGACGCACGCATGCTGGACCACCTCACCAAGAAGGACCTGAGGGTGCACCTCAAAATGGTGGACAGCTTCCACAG AACCAGTTTACAGTACGGAATCATGTGTCTGAAGAAGCTCAACTACGACAGGAAGGAGCTGGAGCGCCGCAGAGAGCACAGCCAGCACGAGATCAGAG ATGTGCTGGTGTGGAGCAACGAGCGGGTCATCCGGTGGGTCCAGAGCGTAGGCCTGAGGGACTACGCCAACATCCTCCTGGAGAGCGGCGTGCACGGCGCTCTGGTCGCCCTGGATGACAACTTCGACTACAGCAGTCTGGCGCTGCTCCTCCAGATCCCCACGCAAAACACTCAG GCACGTCAGATTCTGGAGCGGGAGTACAATAACCTGCTGGCCCTGGGCACCGACAGGAGGCTGGACGAGGTGAGCACAGCGGGGGGTCGCGGCGTGCTAACGCTGCCGCCGCTAACGGCCGCTAACGCTGCCCGTCTTTGTATCCGTCAGTGCGATGACAAAGACTTCAGAGGTCCGTCCTGGCGGCGGCAGTTCCCCCCCCGAGACATTCACGGTATAAGTATGATGCCCGGCTCGGCGGAGACGCTCCCTGCCGGATTCCGTCTCACCACGACGTCCGGACACTCCCGAAGGCTGCCCCCCGAAG TCCTGTATGAGGCCCTGGACGACAGTCCTGACGACATGTATTTGGACTGGTTTCAAG TCGGACCCTCCGCGGTGCAGCGGCTGGACAGCTCCTCGGTGAGAACCTattcctgctga
- the ppfia2 gene encoding liprin-alpha-2 isoform X12 — protein sequence MMCEVMPTISEDTALSQRGSQSSASDPDSHFEQLMVNMLDERDRLLDTLRETQESLSLAQQHLQDVIYDRDSLQRQLSSALPQEFAALTKELNACREQLLEKEEEISELKAERNNTRLLLEHLECLVSRHERSLRMTVVKRQAQSPSGVSSEVEVLKALKSLFEHHKALDEKVRERLRVSLERVSALEEELTAANQEIVALREQNAHLQRKVASGEGEDDLLEGEAQQKIHGKRLSNGSLEPSHEASQVVELQDLLEKQNYELAQMKERMSSLSSRVSEVEQELETARKDLIKSEEMNNKYQRDIKEAMCQKEDMEERIVTLEKRYLSAQRESTTVHDINDKLENELANKEAFLRQMEEKNRQLQERLELAEQKLQQTMRKAETLPEVEAELAQRIAALTKAEERHGSIEERMRHLECQLEEKNQELLRARQREKMNEEHNKRLSDTVDRLLTESNERLQLHLKERMAALEEKNLLIQDSEGYRKQYEESIHEKSQLAEEIEKLRSELDQFRLRAGSLTDPTLSRSHLDTSGELRFSLGSLAETQSDHYRSAKVIRRPRRGRMGLRDAKAKSLGEQEWRSQQLGVLGGHFESDTEMSDIDDDDRETLFSSMDLLSPSGHSDAQTLAMMLQEQLDAINKEIRLIQEEKESTELRAEEIENRVASVSLEGLNLARMHHHGASITASATASSLASSSPPSGHSTPKLDPRSPARDMERMGVMTLPSDLRKHRRKIAAVDEDGREDKATIKCETSPPPTPRTVRMTHTLPASSHNDARGMGASLEAEASTLSSVASSQDSLHKQPKKKGIKSSIGRLFGKKEKGRMAHLAHRHVMLDPQATMMDLDGAGQDMGVSKLGTQAEKDRRLKKKHELLEEARRKGLPFAQWDGPTVVAWLELWLGMPAWYVAACRANVKSGAIMSALSDTEIQREIGISNPLHRLKLRLAIQEMVSLTSPSAPPTSRTPSGNVWVTHEEMETMAAPSKTKSQSEEGSWAQTLAYGDMNHEWIGNEWLPSLGLPQYRSYFMECLVDARMLDHLTKKDLRVHLKMVDSFHRTSLQYGIMCLKKLNYDRKELERRREHSQHEIRDVLVWSNERVIRWVQSVGLRDYANILLESGVHGALVALDDNFDYSSLALLLQIPTQNTQARQILEREYNNLLALGTDRRLDECDDKDFRGPSWRRQFPPRDIHGISMMPGSAETLPAGFRLTTTSGHSRRLPPEVGPSAVQRLDSSSVRTYSC from the exons GAGTTCGCCGCCCTCACCAAGGAGCTGAACGCCTGCcgggagcagctgctggagaaggaggaggagatctcGGAGCTGAAAGCCGAGAGGAACAACACCAGG CTCCTGCTCGAGCATCTGGAGTGCCTGGTGTCCCGACACGAGCGCTCGCTCCGCATGACCGTGGTCAAGCGCCAGGCTCAGTCTCCCTCGGGGGTCTCCAGCGAAGTCGAGGTCCTCAAAGCGCTCAAGTCCTTGTTTGAACACCACAAAGCCCTCGATGAGAAG gtGAGGGAGAGGCTCCGGGTGTCTCTGGAGAGGGTGTCtgcactggaggaggagcttaCTGCTGCCAATCAGGAG ATTGTGGCCTTACGGGAGCAAAATGCGCACCTTCAGAGGAAAGTGGCgtcaggagagggagaagacgaCCTGCTGGAGGGCGAAGCTCAACAGAAGATCCACGGCAAG CGCCTGTCCAACGGCTCGCTGGAACCGTCCCACGAGGCGAGCcaggtggtggagctgcaggacctgctggagaagcagaacTACGAACTGGCCCAGATGAAGGAGCGCAtgtcctcgctctcctcccgCGTCTCCGAGGTGGAGCAAGAGCTGGAGACGGCCCGCAAGGACCTCATCAAGTCGGAGGAGATGAACAACAAGTACCAGAGGGACATCAAAGAG GCCATGTGTCAgaaggaggacatggaggaaCGCATCGTCACCTTGGAGAAACGCTACCTGAGCGCCCAGCGGGAGTCCACCACGGTGCACGACATCAACGACAAACTGGAGAACGAGTTGGCCAATAAGGAGGCCTTCCTCAGACAG atggaggagaagaaccggcagctgcaggagaggctgGAGCTGGCCGAGcagaagctccagcagaccaTGAGGAAGGCCGAGACGCTGCCGGAGGTGGAGGCCGAGCTGGCCCAGAGGATAGCGGCGCTCACCAAG GCGGAGGAGCGTCACGGGAGCATAGAGGAGCGGATGAGGCACTTGGAGtgccagctggaggagaagaaccaggagctgctgagg GCCCgacagagggagaagatgaaCGAGGAGCACAATAAGAGACTCTCGGACACGGTGGACCGGCTCCTCACAGAGTCCAACGAACGGCTCCAGCTGCACCTCAAGGAGAGAATGGCCGCTCTGGAAGAGAAG aacctgctgatccaAGACTCGGAAGGTTACAGGAAACAGTACGAAGAGTCCATCCATGAAAAA TCGCAGCTGGCCGAAGAGATCGAGAAGCTGAGGTCGGAGCTGGACCAGTTCAGGCTGAGGGCAGGCTCCCTCACGGACCCCACCCTGTCACG ctctcatctggacaCTTCGGGTGAGCTCCGATTCTCTCTGGGATCTCTGGCAGAGACCCAGTCGGACCACTACCGCTCAGCCAAAGTCATCCGGCGGCCGAGGAGAGGCCGGATGGGTCTGCGTGATGCCAAG GCGAAATCTCTGGGGGAGCAGGAGTGGCGCTCGCAGCAGCTGGGGGTTCTGGGAGGCCACTTCGAGAGCGACACGGAAATGTCGGACATCGACGACGACGACAGGGAAACGTTGTTCAGCTCCATGGACCTGCTGTCGCCCAGCGGACACTCGGACGCCCAGACTCTGGCCAtgatgctgcaggagcagctggacgcCATCAACAAGGAGATCCG GCTGatccaggaggagaaggagtcgACGGAGCTCCGGGCAGAAGAGATTGAAAACCGGGTGGCCAGCGTCAGCCTGGAGGGTCTCAACCTGGCCCGGATGCACCACCACGGAGCCTCCATCACCGCCTCGGCCACTGCGTCCTCCCTGGCCTCGTCCTCCCCGCCCAGCGGACACTCCACCCCAAAGCTGGACCCTCGAAGCCCCGCCCGCGATATGGAGCGGATGGGGGTGATGACACTG CCAAGCGATCTGAGGAAACACCGGAGAAAG ATAGCGGCGGTGGACGAGGATGGTCGCGAGGACAAGGCCACCATCAAGTGCGAGACCTCCCCACCTCCGACGCCGCGCACCGTGCGGATGACGCACACGCTGCCCGCCTCCTCGCACAACGACGCAAGAGG GATGGGGGCCTCTCTGGAAGCAGAGGCGAGCACGCTGAGCAGCGTCGCCAGCAGCCAGGACTCCCTCCACAAACAGCCCAAGAAGAAGGGCATCAAATCCTCCATCGGGCGCCTTTTCGGGAAGAAAGAGAAGGGCAGGATGGCCCACCTGGCACACAGACACGTCATGCTGGATCCACAAG cGACCATGATGGACCTGGACGGGGCGGGCCAGGACATGGGGGTGAGCAAGCTGGGAACTCAGGCCGAGAAGGACCGCAGGTTGAAAAAGAA AcacgagctgctggaggaggccagGAGAAAAGGTTTACCCTTCGCCCAGTGGGACGGCCCCACTGTGGTGGCCTGGCTGGAG CTGTGGTTAGGAATGCCAGCGTGGTACGTGGCGGCGTGCCGTGCCAACGTGAAGAGCGGAGCCATCATGTCTGCCCTTTCGGACACAGAGATCCAGAGGGAGATCGGCATCAGTAACCCTCTGCACCGGCTCAAGCTTCGCCTCGCCATCCAGGAAATGGTCTCGCTCACCAGCCCctcagccccgcccacctccagAACC CCGTCAGGCAACGTTTGGGTGACCCACGAGGAGATGGAGACCATGGCAGCCCCGTCCAAAACG AAATCCCAGTCTGAAGAGGGCAGCTGGGCTCAG actctggCCTACGGCGACATGAACCACGAGTGGATCGGGAACGAATGGCTGCCCAGTCTCGGACTACCTCAGTACCGCAGCTACTTCATGGAGTGCCTGGTGGACGCACGCATGCTGGACCACCTCACCAAGAAGGACCTGAGGGTGCACCTCAAAATGGTGGACAGCTTCCACAG AACCAGTTTACAGTACGGAATCATGTGTCTGAAGAAGCTCAACTACGACAGGAAGGAGCTGGAGCGCCGCAGAGAGCACAGCCAGCACGAGATCAGAG ATGTGCTGGTGTGGAGCAACGAGCGGGTCATCCGGTGGGTCCAGAGCGTAGGCCTGAGGGACTACGCCAACATCCTCCTGGAGAGCGGCGTGCACGGCGCTCTGGTCGCCCTGGATGACAACTTCGACTACAGCAGTCTGGCGCTGCTCCTCCAGATCCCCACGCAAAACACTCAG GCACGTCAGATTCTGGAGCGGGAGTACAATAACCTGCTGGCCCTGGGCACCGACAGGAGGCTGGACGAG TGCGATGACAAAGACTTCAGAGGTCCGTCCTGGCGGCGGCAGTTCCCCCCCCGAGACATTCACGGTATAAGTATGATGCCCGGCTCGGCGGAGACGCTCCCTGCCGGATTCCGTCTCACCACGACGTCCGGACACTCCCGAAGGCTGCCCCCCGAAG TCGGACCCTCCGCGGTGCAGCGGCTGGACAGCTCCTCGGTGAGAACCTattcctgctga